In Candidatus Methylomirabilota bacterium, one genomic interval encodes:
- a CDS encoding aminodeoxychorismate/anthranilate synthase component II yields MILVLDNYDSFTYNLVQYMGELGAHMHVARNNKITLDEVERLKPERIVISPGPGNPDGAGISLGLIRRFHATTPILGVCLGHQAIGQAFGGTVARARKQMHGKTSRIHHDGCGVFTGLEQDFDATRYHSLVVLDQGLPPVLEVSARAEDGEIMGLRHRHLPVEGVQFHPESILTGQGKALLRNFLGRPRTAAAA; encoded by the coding sequence ATGATTCTCGTGCTGGACAACTACGACTCGTTCACCTACAACCTCGTGCAGTACATGGGCGAGCTGGGTGCCCACATGCACGTAGCGCGCAACAACAAGATCACGCTCGACGAGGTGGAGCGACTCAAGCCCGAGCGCATCGTCATCTCCCCGGGGCCGGGCAATCCGGACGGCGCGGGCATCTCGCTCGGTCTGATCCGACGCTTCCACGCGACCACGCCGATTCTCGGCGTCTGTCTCGGGCACCAGGCCATCGGCCAGGCGTTCGGGGGCACCGTCGCGCGCGCGCGCAAGCAGATGCACGGCAAGACCTCCCGCATCCACCACGATGGCTGCGGGGTCTTCACGGGGCTCGAGCAGGACTTCGATGCCACGCGCTACCACTCCCTGGTGGTGCTCGACCAGGGTCTCCCGCCCGTCCTCGAGGTCTCCGCGAGAGCCGAGGACGGCGAGATCATGGGCCTGCGCCATCGCCATCTCCCCGTCGAGGGCGTCCAGTTCCACCCGGAGTCCATCCTGACGGGCCAGGGCAAGGCGCTCCTGCGCAATTTCCTCGGGCGGCCGCGCACGGCGGCCGCGGCCTGA